The DNA region ATTGGCCACTCAGGATGCGGCAAATCCACGCTGCTAAATATGATTGCGGGTCTGGATTTACCCACAGATGGAGTCGTGTTGCTGGATGGAGAAAATATCAAGCGTCCCGGCCCAGACAAGATGGTGGTGTTCCAGAACTACTCATTGCTACCCTGGATGAGTGTGCGGGAAAATATTGCCCTGGCGGTTGATGAAGTGATGGGCGGGTTGCCCAAAGCAGAGCGCGATCAGATTGTGCAGCGCCACATTGAAATGGTGGGTTTGCAACCCCACGCCGATAAACCACCGGGGATGCTCTCTGGAGGACAGAAGCAGCGGGTGGCGATCGCCCGTGCCCTGGCGATTCGTCCCAAGTTGTTACTGCTGGATGAACCCTTCGGCGCGTTGGATGCCCTGACTCGCGGAAATTTGCAAGAGCAGTTAATGCAAATCTGCGAAGAGAATCAAGTGACCGCCGTGATGGTGACTCACGATGTGGATGAAGCGGTATTGCTTAGCGATCGCATCGTCATGCTCACCAACGGTCCTGGTTCCAACATCGGCGGCATTCTGGAAGTGGATATTCCCCGTCCCCGGAAACGCATGGATGTGGTCAAGCACCCCAGCTACTACAGCTTACGCAGTGAGATCATCTACTTTCTGAACCAGCAAAAGCGGGTGAAGAAAATTAAGGCTCGCAAGGTGGCTGTGGTGGCGCGACATGGTCTGGAGAAGGTCAACCTGGATATTGGGTTTGTGCCCCTGACTGCCTGTGCGCCTCTCGCCGTAGCGAAGGAGAAAGGGTTCTTCCAAAAGCATGGTCTGGATGAAGTGACTCTGGTGCGGGAAACCAGTTGGCGCGGCATTGTTGATGGGATGGTGGCTGGGTATCTGGATGCGGCTCAAATGCCCTCTGGAATGCCCGTCTGGTTGACAACGGGCGGCCATCAGGACAAACCTTTGCCCGTAGTTTCCAGTCTCACTATGACCCGCAACGGCAACGCTATTACCCTGGCCCGCAAGTTTTATGACCAGGGAATTCGGACAGCGGCAGATTTCAAGCGGTACTTGCGAGAAACTCCCAACCAACGGCATACACTGGGCATGGTTCATCCCTCTTCCATGCACAATATTCTGTTGCGGTATTGGCTGGCAGCAGGGGGAATTGATCCCGATCGCGATGTGCAATTGAAAACGATTCCCCCGGCGCAAATGGTGGCCGACCTGAAAGCGGGCACGATCGACGGCTTTTGTGTGGGCGAACCCTGGAACGTGCGGGCAGCGATCGAGGACATTGGATTCACGGTTGCTACTGACCTGGATATCTGGATCGGCCATCCCGGAAAAGTGCTGGGTGTGCGGGAAGACTGGGCTAACGCCTATCCCAATACTCACATTGCACTGGTGAAAGCATTGATGGAAGCCTGCCATTACTGCGCTGACCCAAACAACACGGAGGAAATTCGCCAGATTGTGGCTGGCCCGGATTATGTCAGCACCAATCCCAGCTACATTCATCTCACGGATCCAGTCGATTATCGACATGATCCAGAGCATCCGCTCAGTGGTTATGCCCATCATCAGTTCTTTGGCGAAGGAGTCAACCGTCCCAGCCGGACTGAAACCCTGTGGACAATGACGCAACTGGCTCGCTGGGGAGATACTCCCTTACCCCGTAACTGGATGGAAATCATTGAACGGGTATGTCGAGTGAATGTGTTTAGTATTGCGGCACGGGAGTTGGGCTTCCTGGATATCTCCACCTTTAGTCGCGGCCCGATTCAATTGTTTGATGGCACTGTGTTTAAGGCAGATACCGATCCAGTGGCTTATCTGAATGCTTTGGAGATTAAACGCGATTTCAGCGTGGCAGAAGTCATCGCTGATTCTCGCCCAACTCCTCAAGTCGCCTGAGGTGCAAAGGCATGGCAGATTCCTATCTCCCCCTAAATACGGGACGCAACGATAATCTAACAGCAACTTTAACCAATGGAACGATTGGCATGACGCAAGCAGTTCAACCTGATGTCCGGTTGTCTCGCCCTATGAGCGAACCCGGCCCCACCAGCGTAGACCCGAATGGGTTTCTGGTGATTGATAATGTCACAAAGGTCTATCAAACCTCAAAAGGGCCTTTTACCGTACTGGATGGCATTAACTTAACCATTAATGAAGGTGAGTTTATTTGTTTGATTGGTCACTCCGGTTGTGGCAAAACCACCTTGCTCAACATGGTTTCCGGCTTCAACACTCCTTCAACGGGGGAAGTTCGCCTGCAGGGTAAGCCAATCACCAAACCCGGCCCCGATCGCATGGTCGTGTTTCAAGGCTATGCCCTATTGCCCTGGATGACCGTGACGGAAAACGTTTACCTGGCCGTTGATGCGGTATTTCCCAACAAACCCGAAAATGAAAAACGGGAAATTGTGCGGGAACACCTGGCAATGGTGGGGTTAAGCGAAGCCGCGGAAAAGAAAATTACCCAGATTTCCGGGGGGATGAAGCAACGGGTGTCGATCGCTCGTGCCCTCTCCATTCGCCCAAATTTGTTGATTTTGGACGAACCCTTTGGAGCGCTGGATGCAATCACTAAGGAAGAGTTGCAGGAAGAGTTGCTGAAAATCTGGAATGATAAGCGCTGTACCGTCTTGATGATTACTCACGATATCGATGAAGCGCTGTTCCTGGCCGATCGCCTGGTAATGATGACGAATGGCCCCCACGCCAAGATCGGAGAAGTGATGAATATTCCCTTCCCCCGTCCCCGCGATCGTGCCCGGATTATGGAAGATCCAGAGTACTACGATCTGCGGAACTATGCCCTCGACTTCCTGTACAACCGCTTCGCCCATGATGATGTGGGTTAGCCATACCCTGGCATCGGCCTCTGAATCATAGCCTCAGTAGACATGGCGGGATAGCGATATCTCGCCTTTTTCATGTTGTCTGATTGCGAACCAACCCTAAGTTGACAGGTACTCCTTGCAGACATCTGGAAGAGCGAGTTGAGCAGAGAAATTGGCGGCTTTGATGTTCACTTAACGGCAAAACCCGCCTCTACAAGTCCATCAAATAGCAGGTTCGCTGGCTTCATGGGCAACAGGTTCAGGCAAATATAACCGTTCCTCTACTGCATCGTATTCAAATAACTCGGCATATCGGCCCCAATCTACAGCCGTGGCGAACTGGTGTTCGGCTTCCATGTGCGGGAAGTACTCATCCAGCAGATCGATAAAGAAATCGGCCCGCATGGAACCATTCTGTTTTTCATGGAGAGTTTGCACCATGCTGACCAGCATCGGCACATGCTTGAGGATCTGTTGCCGGAACAAATCCTTACTGCGCAGGATGGTGGTGGTGGCAAAGTCACGTCCGACATCTGTCAGCTTAAAGTCGCCATTCACAACTTCTGCAAAGCCTAAGAGAGTTGCGGCATCGACGATCGGCAACAAATCATCCACTTCCATTTGCAAGCGTTCGGCCAGCTTGTACACATCGGTCTGACCTTCGGTCTGATCCACGATTAACTCCAGCAGACCACTGATGCCTCCCACTCGCGCATGGGGAATGGCCTGAGCGTAGGGGGATACCGGGACAGGAACAGGAACAGACGGTTCAGTAACAGGGATAGGCATGGAAATAGCTCCCGTCACTTCTGCATCAGGATTGGTCATCACGGTGTAGATATAATCCACCAGAGCTTTGAAACGATCGCTGGTGCGGTTGTGCGATCGCGGTAGGTCAATCATCACTTCTCCCCGAATACGACCGGGATTCGACCCCAAAATAATCACGCGATCGGCCAGAAACA from Leptodesmis sichuanensis A121 includes:
- a CDS encoding ABC transporter ATP-binding/substrate-binding protein (This model describes the ATP binding subunits of ATP-binding cassette (ABC) transporters for nitrate transport, or for bicarbonate transport, in bacteria and archaea.), producing the protein MTSFVSVDQVDKVFPLAGGNEYVALKGINLDIKKGEFISLIGHSGCGKSTLLNMIAGLDLPTDGVVLLDGENIKRPGPDKMVVFQNYSLLPWMSVRENIALAVDEVMGGLPKAERDQIVQRHIEMVGLQPHADKPPGMLSGGQKQRVAIARALAIRPKLLLLDEPFGALDALTRGNLQEQLMQICEENQVTAVMVTHDVDEAVLLSDRIVMLTNGPGSNIGGILEVDIPRPRKRMDVVKHPSYYSLRSEIIYFLNQQKRVKKIKARKVAVVARHGLEKVNLDIGFVPLTACAPLAVAKEKGFFQKHGLDEVTLVRETSWRGIVDGMVAGYLDAAQMPSGMPVWLTTGGHQDKPLPVVSSLTMTRNGNAITLARKFYDQGIRTAADFKRYLRETPNQRHTLGMVHPSSMHNILLRYWLAAGGIDPDRDVQLKTIPPAQMVADLKAGTIDGFCVGEPWNVRAAIEDIGFTVATDLDIWIGHPGKVLGVREDWANAYPNTHIALVKALMEACHYCADPNNTEEIRQIVAGPDYVSTNPSYIHLTDPVDYRHDPEHPLSGYAHHQFFGEGVNRPSRTETLWTMTQLARWGDTPLPRNWMEIIERVCRVNVFSIAARELGFLDISTFSRGPIQLFDGTVFKADTDPVAYLNALEIKRDFSVAEVIADSRPTPQVA
- a CDS encoding nitrate ABC transporter ATP-binding protein (This model describes the ATP binding subunits of ATP-binding cassette (ABC) transporters for nitrate transport, or for bicarbonate transport, in bacteria and archaea.), producing the protein MADSYLPLNTGRNDNLTATLTNGTIGMTQAVQPDVRLSRPMSEPGPTSVDPNGFLVIDNVTKVYQTSKGPFTVLDGINLTINEGEFICLIGHSGCGKTTLLNMVSGFNTPSTGEVRLQGKPITKPGPDRMVVFQGYALLPWMTVTENVYLAVDAVFPNKPENEKREIVREHLAMVGLSEAAEKKITQISGGMKQRVSIARALSIRPNLLILDEPFGALDAITKEELQEELLKIWNDKRCTVLMITHDIDEALFLADRLVMMTNGPHAKIGEVMNIPFPRPRDRARIMEDPEYYDLRNYALDFLYNRFAHDDVG
- a CDS encoding ABC transporter ATP-binding protein, with the translated sequence MAVTTTIAQELITVEQVNKSFPLPEGKGEFNVLTDINLTVKAGEVLALLGRSGSGKSTLLRIMAGLLPPSSGQVITNGKRLQGANKDVAMVFQSFALLPWLTVQENVELGLEAQGMNREERRRRALKAIDLVGLDGFESAYPKELSGGMKQRVGFARAFVLEPKVLFMDEPFSALDVLTSENLRGEIDDLWNAGTFPSQSILIVTHNIEEAVFLADRVIILGSNPGRIRGEVMIDLPRSHNRTSDRFKALVDYIYTVMTNPDAEVTGAISMPIPVTEPSVPVPVPVSPYAQAIPHARVGGISGLLELIVDQTEGQTDVYKLAERLQMEVDDLLPIVDAATLLGFAEVVNGDFKLTDVGRDFATTTILRSKDLFRQQILKHVPMLVSMVQTLHEKQNGSMRADFFIDLLDEYFPHMEAEHQFATAVDWGRYAELFEYDAVEERLYLPEPVAHEASEPAI